The following are from one region of the Carassius gibelio isolate Cgi1373 ecotype wild population from Czech Republic chromosome A13, carGib1.2-hapl.c, whole genome shotgun sequence genome:
- the LOC128026716 gene encoding uncharacterized protein LOC128026716, producing the protein MSECHLCLLGLIALSSLLTGVSGEDHVHVFISSGEDVRLPCNNALHDALHDCNSTTWNYNRGSHSGTVELIALGKERKGTERHERLSLESDCSLNITNISTEDYGYYTCQQWTGVGGKQIGPDARVYLHVLHVSSSQTQISSDLSCRLYSYPPVSCDEWISSERIHLFWVNQAGVKPTRSSSSDLCIISQNTTLLNEDHNREWRCNVTQRDELKTSVTITVKRSVFITEHHVDLLGAKEYSQIRASGRIGNGSFELQ; encoded by the exons atgtctgAGTGTCATCTGTGTCTGCTGGGACTGATCGCTCTCTCTTCACTTCTCACAG GTGTCAGTGGAGAGGatcatgttcatgtgttcatcagTTCTGGTGAAGATGTCCGTCTGCCCTGTAATAACGCTCTTCATGATGCTCTTCATGACTGCAACTCAACTACATGGAACTATAACAGAGGCAGTCATTCAGGAACAGTTGAACTGATTGCTTTAGGGAAAGAGAGGAAAGGCACAGAGAGACATGAGAGACTGAGTCTGGagtctgactgctctctgaacatcaCGAACATCTCAACAGAAGATTATGGATATTACACCTGCCAACAATGGACTGGTGTGGGTGGAAAACAAATAGGACCTGACGCTCGTGTTTATCTGCATGTTCTTCATg TCTCATCCTCACAGACTCAGATCAGTTCAGATCTCTCCTGTCGGCTGTATTCATATCCTCCAGTCTCTTGTGATGAATGGATCAGTTCTGAGAGAATTCATCTGTTCTGGGTGAATCAGGCCGGTGTTAAACCGACGAGATCATCCTCATCAGATCTCTGTATCATCTCTCAGAATACAACACTCCTGAATGAAGATCACAACAGAGAGTGGAGATGTAATGTTACTCAGAGAGATGAACTCAAGACCTCAGTCACAATCACTGTCAAGAGATCAG TGTTTATAACAGAACATCATGTCGACCTCCTTGGTGCGAAGGAATACAGCCAGATTCGAGCTTCTGGAAGGATTGGAAATGGATCGTTTGAACTTCAGTAG